In the genome of Neodiprion fabricii isolate iyNeoFabr1 chromosome 4, iyNeoFabr1.1, whole genome shotgun sequence, the window tttttggtgaaaaaaaaaggaaggttaacccctttgtatttttggcgaaaattttcgcgattttgaaaagtgctggaatcaggtctttctggcactactccgccgtaattctgcgagagaaatcgattgggcgcagtcccaatacgctgcgatcaacgcatcgaaagttacagccaaaaaacgaaaacctgagtcttcgacatttttcagcaggtgctttttccttcgtcatttcgcttctgttgatcccacgcttttttcgctgcgttttctgagttccttggggtccaattgatcgggaaagagtcatacgaatcaattctgagacgaaaaattttttggtgaaaaaaaaaggaaggttaacccctttgtatttttggcggaaattttcgcgattttgaaaagtgctggaatcaggtctttctggcactattccgccgtaattctgcgagagaaatcgattgggcgcagtcccaatacgctgcgatcaacgcatcgaaagttacagccaaaaaacgaaaacctgaattttcgacatttttcagcaggtgctttttccttcgtcatttcgcttctgttgatcccacgcttttttcgctgcgttttctgagttccttggggtccaattgatcgggaaagagtcatacgaatcaattctgagacgaaaaattttttggtgaaaaaaaaaggaaggttaacccctttgtatttttggcggaaattttcgcgattttgaaaagtgctggaatcaggtctttctggcactattccgccgtaattttgcgagagaaatcgattgggcgcagtcccaatacgctgcgatcaacgcatcgaaagttacagccaaaaaacgaaaacctgaatttttgacatttttcagcaggtgctttttccttcgtcatttcgcttctgttgatcccacgcttttttcgctgcgttttctgagttccttggggtccaattgatcgggaaagagtcatacgaatcaattctgagacgaaaaattttttggtgaaaaaaaaaggaaggttaacccctttgtatttttggcgaaaattttcgcgattttgaaaagtgctggaatcaggtctttctggcactattccgccgtaattttgcgagagaaatcgattgggcgcagtcccaatacgctgcgatcaacgcatcgaaagttacagccaaaaaacgaaaacctgagtcttcgacatttttcagcaggtgctttttccttcgtcatttcgcttctgttgatcccacgcttttttcgctgcgttttctgagttccttggggtccaattgatcgggaaagagtcatacgaatcaattctgagacgaaaaattttttggtgaaaaaaaaaggaaggttaacccctttgtatttttggcgaaaattttcgcgattttgaaaagtgctggaatcaggtctttctggcactattccgccgtaattttgcgagagaaatcgattgggcgcagtcccaatacgctgcgatcaacgcatcgaaagttacagccaaaaaacgaaaacctgagtcttcgacatttttcagcaggtgctttttccttcgtcatttcgcttctgttgatcccacgcttttttcgctgcgttttctgagttccttggggtccaattgatcgggaaagagtcatacgaatcaattctgagacgaaaaattttttggtgaaaaaaaaaggaaggttaacccctttgtatttttggcgaaaattttcgcgattttgaaaagtgctggaatcaggtctttctggcactactccgccgtaattctgcgagagaaatcgattgggcgcagtcccaatacgctgcgatcaacgcatcgaaagttacagccaaaaaacgaaaacctgagtcttcgacatttttcagcaggtgctttttccttcgtcatttcgcttctgttgatcccacgcttttttcgctgcgttttctgagttccttggggtccaattgatcgggaaagagtcatacgaatcaattctgagacgaaaaattttttggtgaaaaaaaaaggaaggttaacccctttgtatttttggcgaaaattttcgcgattttgaaaagtgctggaatcaggtctttctggcactactccgccgtaattctgcgagagaaatcgattgggcgcagtcccaatacgctgcgatcaacgcatcgaaagttacagccaaaaaacgaaaacctgagtcttcgacatttttcagcaggtgctttttccttcgtcatttcgcttctgttgatcccacgcttttttcgctgcgttttctgagttccttggggtccaattgatcgggaaagagtcatacgaatcaattctgagacgaaaaattttttggtgaaaaaaaaaggaaggttaacccctttgtatttttggcggaaattttcgcgattttgaaaagtgctggaatcaggtctttctggcactattccgccgtaattttgcgagagaaatcgattgggcgcagtcccaatacgctgcgatcaacgcatcgaaagttacagccaaaaaacgaaaacctgaatttttgacatttttcagcaggtgctttttccttcgtcatttcgcttctgttgatcccacgcttttttcgctgcgttttctgagttccttggggtccaattgatcgggaaagagtcatacgaatcaattctgagacgaaaaattttttggtgaaaaaaaaaggaaggttaacccctttgtatttttggcgaaaattttcgcgattttgaaaagtgctggaatcaggtctttctggcactactccgccgtaattctgcgagagaaatcgattgggcgcagtcccaatacgctgcgatcaacgcatcgaaagttacagccaaaaaacgaaaacctgagtcttcgacatttttcagcaggtgctttttccttcgtcatttcgcttctgttgatcccacgcttttttcgctgcgttttctgagttccttggggtccaattgatcgggaaagagtcatacgaatcaattctgagacgaaaaattttttggtgaaaaaaaaaggaaggttaacccctttgtatttttggcgaaaattttcgcgattttgaaaagtgctggaatcaggtctttctggcactattccgccgtaattctgcgagagaaatcgattgggcgcagtcccaatacgctgcgatcaacgcatcgaaagttacagccaaaaaacgaaaacctgagtcttcgacattttccagcaggtggttttttcgtcgtaatttctctcctgttgatttcacactcttttcgctgcgttttctgagttcctgggggtccaattagtcaggaaagggtcgtacaaatcgaatctgagaccaaaaatattcggcttcaaaaatgaaaaaaaagtaaggttaacccctttgcatttttgacgaaaattttcgcgattttgaaaagtgccagaataaattctttcatgcactatccagacgcaattttgcgagagaaatcgattgggcgcagtcccaatacgctgcgatcaacgcatcgaaagttagagctgaaaaacgagaacctgttttttcgacattttccagcaggtggtttttccgtcgtcatttctctcctgttgattccacgctcttttcgctgcattttctgagttcctgggggtccaactagtcaggaaagggtcgtacaaatcgaatctgagactaAAAGTATTCGGCCAAAATATGAGTAAcccctttgaatttttctgtCCAAATTAGGCCAACTTTGAAACATAATGAAATCAAGTCTTTGACGCAGTGTATTGACTCTATTTTTTTGAGAGGAATTCATTGCGCACTGTCTTCACATGCTGCGAGCAACAATTGAAAACTCACCGCTGAaaaacttcaaattttcacagtgTTTTTAAGCAGATGGAAAGGAAAAACACAAACTCAGAGCTACGAAATTTCAGTTTCAGTTTATTTGATATGCCCTAAATAGTTCTAATACAAGTGTTCAGGCGTCAGTGTATACTAACTACTTCATCAAGTTTCCGAagagtataattataatatcttATATTAAtacattataataaaattttgttctcGGTAGTATACCGGCCCCTAAATGCTGCTTTGCAATCCCAGCCCCAGGCATAAGGCCATAGATGTGTTACACGCAAGTTTTTCGACGACCCAATAGAAAAGTTCCCCCATTTGACGTCACAACATGGAACAGACGGTCAATTCAAAACTGTTAAACAATACCGAGGTAGATCAGAATGTTACACATTACATATGAAACGTTGGTTGAATTCATCAGCTCACGCATAATAGACATGTAAATACTTTTACCTGTGCAGGTGTCATCACGATTCTTACAGCTAAACCAaactgaatattttattgaattctTGAAATGATGCGAGTCAACGCGACACATGAATCAACACGTTTGCTTAACCGTTTATCAACGTTgtaattgaggttatgttgtaATTTGTATGCATGCATGCGCCTGCGCTGTAGGTTCACTAAGCTTGCCGTGACATCTGCTGGTGGAATGCACGACCTTGTATGAAAATCGTTCCTATATCCAACACATTTGCAGAACACGTTACTCCGGACCAATGCATTAAGCTAGCAGTCTTTATaaatcttcagtcaacgcaatCATActagtttatatatatatcacgaAGTAGTATTTAGAGCCCACAACACGACTTTAACTCTTACAAGTCGCGTGACCATCTTGCTTTGATAAAAATGCAACTTTGGTTTATGGTTGTTTCGTGCAAGCGCAGTGCGCAGTCGCATTAGGCAGTGACATCAAATGTGTCAAGTTTGTGGTGTCAGTTGATAGATTCCTCACCCTGTTATCGTTTTATCTGTCGGGTAGTTTGGTAGGTGgatcattttaataataacTAAACGAGAATCATGGCCGACACGACGGTGGACGCAACACGGCGCTTGAATGTCAAAAAACAAACGTTAGACGACGCGTACGCGGCGCCAGCAAACTTTCTCGAAATCGATGTGATCAATCCGATTACTCACGGCGTCGGCAAAAAGCGATACACTGATTACGAAGTTCGAATGAGGGTGAGTGCTAATGCTTATTCATTCTCTACTCTTGTCGTTCAAAACGATAAGACTTATTCGTCCTCCCGCAGAATCCACCCAGCCCTCTTTCGTAACCACGTCAACACTATTATAGTCAATGTTCCTCCCCCTTGAGCTGGCACATGgttcatcaattttaaatcCAATTAGTGCagaatattattgttattcacaAGTCGGAATATCTTCGGGTCAGTTGGAAGGCTTTGTTAAAGTTTCTCTCCAACTCTTTGCCTTACTCTTGAGTACATGTTATTAGTTGTACATGTTTTTTACAATTGCTTCACTATTGGCTCATTTGTTGCTCGTCTACCAGTTAAACGCTGTACAAGGGATACATACCATGTTTCAGGAAATACTGCTTCAAAGGTTGGCTAACAATGTTCATGCTATACTTCCGTTGCAAtgattcattttccatttatgTGGTAACCTGTTCCTTCTATATGTGTTACTTATCATTGAACTACTGATaatcataataaaaaaattttctacgcgTACAATTTCGttgtatttttacaaatatatttgaCAATATTGACACTTATGTGCAAATAATGAACATAGACtacaaattattttgtaaagCAAAATCTTTGTTTGCTGATCTGATATTCGTTATTAGACAGTAATTAATAATGTTCAGAATGTTTAGAAATAGCATTGCTTCTATTTTCCCAGTGACGCAACACCTGAAAACCATTAGATAATTTTAAATGTCAATTCTCAGTAAAAAGCCAATCTCATTCATTCATCTAAGTACCAATATTTTAGTGTAAGTATTATATTTAGACTGATATACAacataaattgatatcaaCATGAATACTTCTGCAATGGTGACTATAAGTCAATGCTTAGTTCATTAggataatatgcaattttgtaATCGTAGCAACAATGAAAATCTACAAGTCTGAGCTGAGTAAGTTAATGAACCAATAATACTTCTTTCATCTGAATTTGGTAACTACACCAATCACGTGTACTTGACTTTTTACTTTACTAAATAAAAGTAGGTAAACATTGTGATAAATGTTACCAACCATCATTCAGTACTATAAATACTCTAGTCTAGAAGGTCATCCGTATCGgtacattttaaaattctggTTATCTAAAAATAACTAAGAACTATTCATTTATCAAATACTGCCAATGTAACACAACCGGTTTATATGTACATCATTTTAATGTGTTGCAGACAAATCTCCCTGTATTCAAAGTCAAAGAGTCCAGCGTGAGAAGACGATACAGTGACTTTGAATGGCTCCGAAACGAACTGGAACGAGATAGCAAGGTTTTGAGCACTTATGAGTAATATTTGTGATAAGATTTGTGAGAACTTTTTCATCTTAGACATAAAAATGATCATGgatactaaaaaattattgttcagCTACAAATTTTGTAACGACAGAAGAGTGTGAATGCATCCGGTCATAGACAGAAATATTAACTCATTCCTTATGGTGTACAGATAGTAGTGCCACCATTGCCTGGCAAAGCATGGAAGCGTCAGATGCCATTTCGAGGTGATGATGGAATATTTGAAGAAGACTTTATCGAAGACCGGCGAAAAGgtcttgaaattttcgtgaatAAGTAAGTcttaaattacaatatttaaacaaaattagaGGTTGAAGGACTTTCAAGTGATATGGAAactatttaaattttcagaatagCTGGCCACCCATTAGCGCAAAATGAACGATGTCTCCACATGTTCCTGCAAGAGCCAGTCATAGATAAGAACTATGTTCCtggaaaaatacgaaacacgTAAAGTTGATCACCGTAACAAGTCGCTCACGTAGCCACGACAACTTCAATTAAgaccttgaaatttttctaattctaattacttcaagaaaaaaaaaaaaaaaaacatttgattgtgcattttattggtCTGAGCTAAGCTCTTAGATATGATTATTTCACTTCATTCTTAATTGCTACTGTGACGGatacaattataattttttttttttattgatctAAATTGATATTACCATGAAACGTAAAttgaggaaaagaaaaataataatattgtgaTAAAGAGATGAGAGATAAATGAAGAACCATTAAAACCATACCTACATAAAGTAGATAATCATGAAATCAGCTATTGCTGAtcgtcttgtttttttttttttttctgtatgaTGCACTTAAATTATAGAGCAGCTTCACAGGATCAATTCCACTGTGCACGaagaataattcattattcaaagTTTGGTTAACTTAGCTGTGCCAGTATATATAAAGGATACATTATTTCAGCATATTCGTATACGCATGTGTTTCTATCGAATTTATACGATTTATGGCGATGTGACCGATAAGGTGCCCAAATCAGCACAGgatattattcgaaaattattctagAACCCAATATTATCAAACTCGActgttatatttattcaataccaaataatatgcattatcattattacttcGATGAAGTGTACTAAAAGAAtcttgaaaaagtttttacaatataattcataacagttgaaaaaagcattaaaattgaatatttagtaataaattgtaataattgaatatatattttcataaaagttGATCAAATTACTCATTTCAAGTTAGATTTCAACTATTTAATTATACTGAAATGAAACGAGGTTCATTTCTTgacaaattatgaaataaatgTTGAGTGTCTTTCAGCATTTTTTACGTCATATCTTTGAAAcacaatgattttttccacaattgTGAATGAATAGATAGTTTTACTTTGTCACTTAACTTTGATGCAGTTGACTATCAAGATCACGGATTATTTAGAAATAAATGAGTTTTGAAACCAATAATATTTGATCAACACTAAAGACGAATgagaaatttacaatattgatTTAATTGGCAATCACGTCCACATATTATCTATTGTACTGTTGGAATGCTGTTCTCATCatattaataatgtaatatttgtGTTGAGTATTTGATCCCATTTCTATTCTGTCACTTGCAGCAACAAAGCTATCCCAGTTTCGAACTGATATATTAATTCATGTAACGTGTTTTGCTGCAGATCCTGGCACTTTTCTGAATGTTTGAAAGTGTAAACAGTCACTTTTTGTAAATATCGTGAATGCTGTTCTTTGTAAAATACGaaatgaagggaaaaaaagtttaaataaaCCAATTTGATGCTAGCCAAAACCATGAGACAGTAGCAGTTAAGCTTCTTTGTTTGACTAGTCTTGCAAAAAAGTGTGCAGAGCTCATGTCTGAGCAAGATTACTAGCTTGACGTGTGATAAATATCAATTGAACTTAAAGTCgtgtctaaaaaaaatataaactcaCAGACCTATACTTGCATGTCAAGGtatataatgaataaaaaaaaaaaaagaataaggaaaaTTATCGTCTATAAAGTATATctattttcataaattgagATCAGAGGCAAGAAGCATTGAATGTTTATATATGATGCTGgattttgtatataataattttaaatgatttgaaaatatagaTTTTCCTTGTATTTAAATAGCTGCACTTACGTAATCAATTCGCTCAATTTCGTATACCGCatcacataaaaaaaagttacaaattTAGAGACGAAATTGTATAAGACTTTTCATCAAAGAAGTCTACCCGCTATAAATGTAATATTCTATTCGATTACAAAGATGAATTTGTATTCATTGTTGAATTAAAACGTGTAATTAACTGATGCACGATGTTTTGTtatgagaattgaaaaattatatacctgatgttctgaaataaatcaaggaattttttgtacgaatattaaattaatatagcaatttttcatactttgcAATACGAAGATACTTTTTAATCACATAAAAAAAGGAGTAAAATTAAAAGCAAATATTGTCTATTTGAAACATCATTTTAAAAACTGAGTAACTCGAATCACGATCTGTTAAGTTTGTTTACaatacttgtaaaaaatttcaatttaatacaTTGGGCATCAAAGAAGCAAAATTTCATACActatactatatgtataaaaaaaccAATCATTTATATTGATTTTAAGTTTGTTGCCTACTAAAATCAATTCAAAGCAAATTCTAATCtcagattgaaatttagtgaaaGGTTTGCCACATATTTGGTGTCTTCGACTCTAGTATTTCATGAACACACTTTTAATCAATACTTATATTAATATCTATACCtgtaatttatcaaatataaaGTTCGTGATCAATTTTGTACatcatacgtataatatggtAACGAAAATTGGCAGGCAACATTCTTCTTTGGATCTTGGGAAAACTGGGATTCGTCAAATACTATTAACATTCGTAGTTTTTTAAGGTGTGTGACTTAAGCAATGCTCAATTAAGAACAAATAAATTCACACAATTAAACAATCCATTCCCTAACTCGTAACACTAAAATGCGATTTTATAAATCCATTTATGAACCTAAGGAAATTCGTCGTTCTACTAAAAAGTATCATACACATTATAATGAATAATCGAAATCAATCATTAAGATTACTTTTCCTCTATAGTTTAATTGAAAACACTCAAAACTGTCTGCACCCTAATTCATTTGTTAACACTCGATTAATATTTTAAGCTGTTTATGTCTATTTTGTGAGCGGTTACATTCTCATCATGTACCTAGAAAAACTTCGGACGTAAATAGTAGTAAAATATGGTATTttagtatatattatattattatagcaTAGCCCAACAAGACTTGATCGTCTGaacgaaataattaatttttaagttATGTTCTGAGATCTGTTAGAACTCCCTAAGTTACATGTGTTTATTAttgtgtatgcatgtatattgTTGCACCCTGAGTTtctacgtatatataaataaatgagacATTAGTAATACTAAACTGCACCCCAAATTTAATTCTAAAAAAACATCCTACCAGAAAAATCCTTCTGAATAAGTAATTCACGTCaccaacaataattattttttatcgaaataaaaCTTTACATCTCAATTAGAAATAAGAATTCACGAAAGTACAATAACTCAATACAGTAACTaacttttattactttttcaacTGATCAGTTGACATACTTGAATTATATCacatataaaatttatcagtTGGTTATTAAAAGGGTAATTCTTCTTTATATTAACATTAACAAATGCACAAAGGTCCGATTTTACATTACAACAAATTTTAAACCTTACTCTTTAAACTTATACGTGCAAAGTCTGGTTTGTTGCACATGTCATAATGTTAGGTATGCGTTGCAGAAAACATACAGTGATTTAATCCGTACAATATATCGATACGAtatgaaaaacgagaaattatttataataattaaaaatcatgcAGCATCACTATCTATATCTTTTGGTAAACACGAATAATCACGGCTGATGAGAAGATGGATTGGATGTAATGTACACTTATTTACAACACAACCTCATGTGATCATGTAATAATTCAACTTAATTGCAGTTCGATGTGCAGCATAAGAGATATTTAGAAGATAAATTAAAGTTGTATGCAGATTTGTCGATTGTTCTTGATCTACATGCATACGAAATTTCGATAAAGGTTTAACGTATGTATTTCCAAATTGattgaatcgaattttaaGATCAACATAcacgtatttattattattatagcttattttaaattcaattaccATTCTAAGGAGATattaaacttttcaatatGTATACTACCACTCAACGTGCTCATATAATTTCACCAATAATAAACACGTTAATACCACG includes:
- the LOC124181081 gene encoding sorting nexin-12; this translates as MADTTVDATRRLNVKKQTLDDAYAAPANFLEIDVINPITHGVGKKRYTDYEVRMRTNLPVFKVKESSVRRRYSDFEWLRNELERDSKIVVPPLPGKAWKRQMPFRGDDGIFEEDFIEDRRKGLEIFVNKIAGHPLAQNERCLHMFLQEPVIDKNYVPGKIRNT